A window from Halomicrobium urmianum encodes these proteins:
- a CDS encoding RNA-guided endonuclease InsQ/TnpB family protein has protein sequence MEYRRTAVIKLDTPEGADDSLRETVEQFKHCANTASEWCWHGDDGYHVTSKAKAERALYDRLRDETDLTANLVQKGIRRAVEAVKSGVSRLERGENTSQPHFSADSAVYDKRSATFHRDHVSLSTVDGRVECDYILPDDSETPPTKYVSDEDFEFRMAHLQYRDGDWYLHASMRKVEADEDPPESESKHRTVLGVDLGVNNLAVASTGRFWSADEFNHWRREYEKRRGSLQQCGSRHAHENIESVGQKEYGRFEIHLHTVANELIEEAVENDCSHIVFEDLTHIRENIPEATWQHVWAFRRLYEYVEYKAKEHGIEAVQVDPRNTSKRCSTCGFTHDDNRNGESFECQQCGYENHADYNASKNIGLQYLCRRQNADDGGAPVDVRLNRGTLNVSGEYVPPASVEA, from the coding sequence GTGGAATACCGTCGTACCGCCGTCATCAAACTCGACACTCCCGAAGGAGCCGACGATTCGCTTCGAGAGACTGTCGAGCAGTTCAAACACTGCGCCAACACCGCGAGCGAATGGTGCTGGCACGGCGACGATGGCTACCACGTCACCTCGAAAGCCAAAGCCGAACGCGCCCTCTACGACCGACTCCGCGACGAAACCGACCTTACCGCGAATCTCGTCCAGAAAGGGATTCGCAGGGCGGTCGAAGCCGTCAAAAGCGGAGTCTCGCGTCTCGAACGCGGTGAGAACACGTCACAACCGCACTTTTCTGCCGATAGCGCGGTCTACGACAAGCGGAGTGCGACGTTCCACCGCGACCACGTTTCCCTCTCGACCGTGGATGGGCGCGTCGAGTGCGACTACATTCTCCCCGACGACTCGGAGACACCGCCAACCAAGTACGTCTCCGACGAGGATTTCGAGTTTCGGATGGCGCACTTACAATACCGAGACGGTGACTGGTATCTCCACGCCTCAATGCGGAAAGTCGAAGCAGACGAGGACCCGCCTGAATCCGAGTCCAAGCACAGAACAGTCCTTGGTGTGGATTTGGGCGTGAACAACCTCGCCGTTGCTTCGACGGGACGATTCTGGTCGGCAGACGAGTTCAACCATTGGCGACGAGAGTACGAGAAACGCCGTGGCTCGCTTCAGCAGTGTGGCTCTCGCCACGCCCACGAAAACATCGAGTCAGTCGGGCAGAAAGAGTACGGACGCTTCGAGATACACCTGCACACGGTGGCGAACGAACTTATCGAGGAGGCCGTCGAGAACGACTGTTCGCACATCGTGTTCGAGGACTTGACCCACATTCGGGAGAATATCCCCGAGGCGACGTGGCAACACGTCTGGGCGTTCCGACGCCTCTACGAGTACGTCGAATACAAAGCCAAAGAACACGGTATCGAAGCCGTACAAGTTGACCCGCGCAATACGTCGAAACGTTGTTCGACGTGTGGGTTTACCCACGACGATAACCGTAACGGAGAGTCGTTCGAGTGTCAGCAGTGCGGATATGAGAACCACGCCGACTACAACGCCTCAAAAAACATCGGTTTGCAGTATCTCTGTCGTCGGCAAAACGCAGACGATGGAGGCGCACCCGTAGATGTGCGCTTGAATCGCGGGACGCTGAACGTGAGCGGGGAGTACGTGCCCCCTGCCTCGGTTGAGGCATAG
- a CDS encoding PAS domain-containing sensor histidine kinase: MGPSDSAPVGRDDVRHLFSRVEEPGTPYTTTEVAERLRCRPEAADRTLSALADRGELRSRETDDGNRLWWQPIEDPDVAEGEPRLREFGAFVSAVEDYAIFMLDPDGTVASWNQGARRIKGYEEEDIVGQHFSTFYTEEDRAEDVPEANIKKAAERGRVEDEGWRVRADGSRFWANVVITAIYDVDGTLQGFTKVTRDMTEQREYELQLRKERDLTEQIFETVPVSVCVIDADGTFLRANQRALDLLDVDQAGLGEQSIDDWGLYDGEGERVPVEQRPWSRVAETGRPVYDVQCRSTREPGGQWYSVNAAPLEGDLSGDADIVVVIEDITDQKEREQQLEQRKTELETELSGILGRISDAFFALDEEWQFTHLNEHAAELFRHSEDDLTGRSFWEVFPEWSDGQLWERFHEAMDTQEPASFELYDEELDVWLEYNVYPSETGLSIYAHDITDRREYQRRLEESNERLEQFAYAASHDLQEPLRMVSSYLQLIERRYAAELGDEGREFIEFAVDGADRMRDMIDGLLAYSRVETRGEPFEPVDLDDVLADVREDLQMKVAESDAEITVGTLPTVEGDRGQLRQVLQNLIDNAIEYSGDAPPRVHVDAERVARGASNRSGDAAESGGEWVVSISDEGIGIDSDNANRVFEVFQRLHTHEEHDGTGIGLALCERIVERHGGEIWVDSERGEGSTFSFTLPAVGE, from the coding sequence ATGGGACCGTCCGACTCGGCGCCGGTGGGCCGGGACGACGTCCGGCACCTCTTCTCGCGGGTAGAGGAACCCGGCACGCCGTACACGACGACCGAAGTGGCGGAGCGGCTGCGATGTCGGCCGGAGGCGGCCGATCGGACCCTGTCGGCGCTCGCGGACCGCGGCGAGCTGCGGAGCAGAGAGACCGACGACGGCAACCGCCTCTGGTGGCAGCCGATCGAGGACCCGGACGTGGCCGAGGGGGAGCCCCGGCTTCGGGAGTTCGGCGCCTTCGTGAGCGCCGTCGAGGACTACGCCATCTTCATGCTCGATCCCGACGGCACCGTCGCCAGCTGGAACCAGGGCGCCAGGCGGATCAAGGGGTACGAAGAGGAGGACATCGTCGGCCAGCACTTCTCGACGTTCTACACCGAGGAGGACAGAGCCGAAGACGTGCCGGAGGCGAACATCAAAAAGGCCGCCGAGCGGGGCCGCGTCGAGGACGAGGGGTGGCGCGTCCGCGCCGACGGGTCGCGGTTCTGGGCGAACGTCGTCATCACCGCCATCTACGACGTCGACGGCACGCTCCAGGGGTTTACCAAGGTCACCCGCGACATGACCGAGCAGCGGGAGTACGAGCTCCAGCTCCGCAAGGAGCGGGATCTGACCGAGCAGATCTTCGAGACCGTCCCCGTCAGCGTCTGCGTGATCGACGCCGACGGAACCTTCCTGCGGGCCAACCAGCGGGCGCTCGACCTCCTCGACGTCGATCAGGCCGGCCTGGGGGAGCAGTCGATCGACGACTGGGGCCTGTACGACGGCGAGGGCGAGCGGGTGCCGGTCGAGCAGCGGCCGTGGTCGCGGGTCGCGGAGACGGGACGGCCCGTCTACGACGTCCAGTGTCGGTCCACCCGCGAGCCCGGCGGTCAGTGGTACTCGGTCAACGCGGCGCCGCTGGAGGGCGACCTCTCCGGGGACGCCGACATCGTGGTCGTCATCGAGGACATCACCGACCAGAAGGAGCGCGAACAGCAGCTCGAACAGCGGAAGACGGAACTGGAGACCGAACTGAGCGGCATCCTGGGGCGCATCTCCGACGCCTTCTTCGCGCTCGACGAGGAGTGGCAGTTCACCCACCTCAACGAACACGCGGCGGAGCTGTTCCGGCACTCCGAGGACGACCTCACCGGGCGGTCCTTCTGGGAGGTGTTTCCGGAGTGGTCCGACGGGCAGCTCTGGGAGCGGTTCCACGAGGCGATGGACACGCAGGAGCCCGCCAGCTTCGAGCTGTACGACGAGGAGCTGGACGTGTGGCTCGAGTACAACGTCTACCCCTCCGAGACGGGGCTGTCCATCTACGCCCACGACATCACCGACCGCCGGGAGTACCAGCGCCGGCTCGAGGAGTCCAACGAGCGACTCGAACAGTTCGCGTACGCCGCCTCCCACGACCTCCAGGAGCCCCTTCGAATGGTCTCCAGCTACCTCCAGCTGATCGAGCGCCGCTACGCGGCGGAACTGGGCGACGAGGGCCGGGAGTTCATCGAGTTCGCGGTCGACGGCGCCGACCGCATGCGCGACATGATCGACGGCCTCCTCGCGTACTCCCGGGTCGAGACGCGCGGCGAGCCGTTCGAGCCAGTGGACCTCGACGACGTCCTCGCGGACGTGCGCGAGGACCTTCAGATGAAGGTCGCCGAGAGCGACGCCGAGATCACCGTCGGGACGCTGCCGACCGTCGAGGGCGACCGCGGCCAGCTGCGGCAGGTGCTCCAGAACCTGATCGACAACGCCATCGAGTACAGCGGCGACGCGCCGCCACGCGTCCACGTCGACGCGGAGCGCGTGGCGCGAGGCGCCTCGAATCGGAGCGGCGACGCCGCGGAGAGCGGCGGTGAGTGGGTCGTCTCGATCAGCGACGAGGGGATCGGCATCGACTCCGACAACGCCAACCGCGTCTTCGAGGTGTTCCAGCGCCTCCACACCCACGAGGAGCACGACGGGACCGGCATCGGGCTGGCGCTGTGCGAGCGCATCGTCGAGCGCCACGGCGGCGAGATCTGGGTCGACTCCGAGCGCGGCGAGGGCTCGACGTTCTCGTTCACGCTGCCAGCCGTCGGCGAGTGA